From a single Leclercia sp. AS011 genomic region:
- a CDS encoding nuclear transport factor 2 family protein: MSDAQIRPPLPPFTLESAIEKVRLAEDGWNSRDAEKVSLAYSLDTKWRNRAEFVNNREEAKGFLERKWKKELEYRLIKELWAFGGNRIAVRYAYEWRDDSGNWFRSYGNENWEFGEDGLMQRRFACINDMPIKESERKYHWPLGRRPDDHPGLSELGL, from the coding sequence ATGTCTGATGCACAAATTCGTCCACCGCTTCCGCCGTTTACGCTTGAATCAGCGATTGAAAAAGTAAGGCTTGCTGAAGACGGCTGGAACAGCCGCGACGCTGAAAAGGTCTCTCTGGCCTATTCTCTGGATACCAAATGGCGTAACCGCGCAGAATTTGTGAATAATCGCGAAGAGGCCAAAGGATTTCTTGAGCGCAAATGGAAAAAGGAACTTGAGTACCGTCTTATTAAAGAATTGTGGGCATTTGGGGGCAACCGCATTGCGGTCCGATATGCCTACGAGTGGCGCGATGATTCAGGTAACTGGTTCCGTTCTTACGGCAACGAGAATTGGGAATTCGGCGAGGATGGTCTGATGCAACGTCGTTTCGCGTGTATTAATGATATGCCCATCAAGGAAAGCGAGCGCAAGTACCACTGGCCGCTGGGGCGTCGTCCGGACGATCATCCGGGGTTATCGGAGCTGGGCCTGTAA
- a CDS encoding TetR/AcrR family transcriptional regulator, which produces MNKNTSDTREKILATAEQLIYQNGIHATGMDLLVKTSGVARKSIYRYFANKDEVAAAALNARDVRWMEWFRTECNKADTPQERILNMFTVLKGWFESEGYRGCAFINTAGEVGDSADPVRQIARLHKQKILDYALELTGQLNIEHSSALARQLLLLIEGAITMSRVMGDYSAADDAKDIAQLLLKQVS; this is translated from the coding sequence ATGAACAAAAATACGTCTGATACCCGAGAAAAAATTCTCGCTACCGCTGAACAGCTCATTTACCAGAACGGTATTCATGCCACCGGTATGGATCTTCTTGTAAAGACTTCAGGTGTGGCGCGCAAAAGTATTTATCGCTATTTCGCCAATAAAGACGAAGTGGCGGCAGCAGCGCTGAACGCACGGGATGTACGCTGGATGGAATGGTTCAGGACTGAGTGCAACAAAGCGGATACGCCGCAGGAACGCATCCTGAATATGTTCACCGTGCTCAAAGGATGGTTTGAGTCAGAGGGCTACCGCGGGTGCGCATTTATTAATACTGCGGGGGAAGTGGGCGACAGTGCCGATCCCGTTCGCCAAATCGCCAGACTGCATAAACAAAAAATACTGGATTATGCGCTTGAACTTACCGGACAGCTGAATATTGAGCACTCCTCAGCACTGGCAAGGCAGTTGCTGTTATTGATTGAAGGTGCCATCACCATGTCACGTGTTATGGGCGATTACAGTGCCGCAGATGATGCCAAAGATATTGCTCAGCTGTTACTGAAACAGGTCTCATAA
- a CDS encoding FAD binding domain-containing protein: protein MKAFTYERVKTPAEAAASARNNSGAKFIAGGTNLLDLMKLEIETPTHLIDVNGLGLDKIVATDAGGLRIGALVRNTDLAADERVRRDYAVLSRALLAGASGQLRNQATTAGNLLQRTRCPYFYDTNQPCNKRLPGSGCAALEGFSRQHAVVGGSEACIATHPGDMPVAMRLLDAVVETISADGKARNIPLADFYRAPGKTPHLETVLTQGELITAVTLPPPVGGQHIYRKVRDRASYAFALVSVAAIVQPDGSGRVALGGVAHKPWRVEQADARLPQGAQAVYDALFADAHPTSENAFKLTLAKRTLASVLTEARAVV from the coding sequence ATGAAAGCCTTTACTTACGAACGGGTAAAAACCCCGGCCGAGGCCGCCGCCAGCGCCAGGAATAACAGCGGGGCAAAATTTATTGCCGGTGGCACCAACCTGCTCGATCTGATGAAGCTGGAGATTGAGACCCCCACCCATCTGATCGACGTCAACGGGCTTGGTCTGGACAAGATTGTCGCTACCGACGCGGGCGGTCTGCGCATCGGTGCCCTGGTGCGTAACACCGACCTGGCCGCGGATGAGCGCGTGCGCCGTGACTATGCCGTGCTTTCCCGGGCGCTGCTTGCCGGGGCTTCCGGCCAGCTGCGCAACCAGGCCACCACGGCAGGGAATCTGCTGCAACGTACGCGCTGTCCCTATTTTTACGACACCAACCAGCCCTGCAATAAGCGCCTTCCCGGCAGCGGCTGCGCGGCGCTTGAGGGTTTTAGCCGTCAGCACGCGGTCGTGGGTGGCAGCGAGGCTTGTATCGCCACGCATCCCGGCGATATGCCTGTCGCCATGCGGCTGCTGGATGCGGTGGTAGAAACCATTTCCGCCGACGGCAAGGCGCGCAACATCCCGCTGGCCGACTTTTATCGCGCCCCGGGGAAAACGCCCCATCTTGAAACCGTCCTGACGCAAGGGGAGCTGATCACCGCCGTCACCCTGCCGCCGCCCGTCGGTGGGCAGCATATCTACCGTAAAGTCCGCGATCGCGCCTCCTACGCCTTTGCGCTGGTCTCCGTCGCGGCGATTGTCCAGCCCGACGGCAGCGGACGCGTGGCGCTGGGCGGCGTGGCCCATAAACCCTGGCGGGTTGAGCAGGCCGATGCCCGGCTCCCTCAGGGCGCACAGGCCGTCTATGACGCGCTGTTTGCGGATGCTCACCCGACGTCTGAGAACGCCTTCAAACTAACCCTGGCGAAGCGAACGCTTGCCTCCGTGCTGACAGAAGCGAGGGCTGTGGTATGA
- a CDS encoding VOC family protein — translation MSVTHGAQHIGLAVSKLEESAEFFTKILGWEEVKRREDYPAIFVRDSALTITLWKTQTDEPVKFDRKTNIGLHHLALRVENQEELFRLLDVLKANQIEIEFEPIFIREGPSMHMMCYEPSGIRIEFYYPG, via the coding sequence ATGTCAGTGACTCATGGTGCGCAACATATTGGCTTAGCCGTATCTAAACTCGAAGAAAGCGCTGAGTTCTTTACTAAAATATTGGGTTGGGAAGAAGTTAAACGACGCGAAGATTATCCCGCTATCTTCGTAAGAGATAGTGCCCTGACGATAACGCTCTGGAAAACACAAACCGATGAGCCCGTTAAGTTTGATCGTAAAACGAATATTGGACTCCATCACCTGGCTTTGCGCGTCGAAAATCAGGAGGAACTGTTCCGGCTTCTCGATGTATTAAAGGCAAATCAGATTGAAATTGAATTTGAGCCAATCTTTATCAGAGAAGGGCCGTCGATGCATATGATGTGTTATGAACCCAGCGGGATAAGAATTGAATTCTACTACCCTGGATAA
- the paoC gene encoding aldehyde oxidoreductase molybdenum-binding subunit PaoC — protein MKFDKPAGENPIDRLKVVGQPRDRIDGPLKTTGMAHYAYEWHDIAPNAAYGYVVGSAIARGEITTLDTQAAKNAPGVLTVITASNAGALGKGERNTATLLGGPKIEHYHQAVALVVAETFEQARAASSLVQVQYRREKGSYSLADEKPAVSQPPEDTPDKNTGDFDAAFSAAAVKLDATYTTPDQSHMAMEPHASMAAWEGDKVTLWTSNQMVAWCRTDLAETLKIPQENVRVISPYIGGGFGGKLFLRSDALLAALAARAIRRPVKVMLSRPTIPNNTTHRPATVQHIRIGTDSAGKITAIAHDSWSGNLPGGTPETAVQQTELLYAGANRHTGLRLAKLDLPEGNAMRAPGEAPGLMALEIAIDELAEKAGIDPVEFRILNDTQVDPADPSRPFSRRQLIECLRTGAKEFGWQQRNPTPGQVRDGRWLVGIGMAAGFRNNLLDKSAARVHLDAAGNVTVETDMTDIGTGSYTIIAQTAAEMLGVPLEKVTVRLGDSNFPVSAGSGGQWGANTSTSGVYAACVKLRETIATTLGFDPNQAQFSDGKIANDTRSADIAEAAANGTLTAEEGIEFGDLDKQYQQSTFAGHFIEVGVDSATGEVRVRRMLAVCAAGRILNPKTARSQVIGAMTMGLGAALMEELAVDTRLGYFVNHDMAGYEVPVHADIPEQRVIFLDDTDPISSPMKAKGVGELGLCGVGAAIANAVYNATGVRVRDYPITLDKLLNALPDVV, from the coding sequence ATGAAATTCGATAAACCAGCAGGCGAAAACCCGATCGACCGCTTAAAGGTGGTCGGTCAGCCCCGGGATCGTATCGACGGCCCGTTAAAAACCACCGGCATGGCGCACTACGCCTATGAGTGGCATGACATTGCGCCCAACGCGGCCTATGGCTATGTCGTCGGCTCGGCAATTGCCAGGGGGGAAATCACCACCCTCGACACCCAGGCCGCAAAAAACGCGCCGGGGGTGTTAACAGTGATCACCGCCAGTAACGCGGGGGCGCTCGGCAAAGGCGAGAGAAACACCGCCACGCTGCTGGGCGGCCCGAAGATAGAGCACTACCATCAGGCCGTGGCGCTGGTGGTGGCAGAGACCTTTGAGCAGGCCCGGGCGGCGTCGTCGCTGGTTCAGGTTCAGTATCGTCGTGAAAAAGGATCCTACTCGCTGGCGGATGAAAAACCCGCCGTCAGCCAGCCTCCCGAGGATACGCCGGATAAAAACACCGGCGATTTCGACGCCGCCTTTTCTGCCGCCGCGGTGAAGCTGGATGCGACCTATACGACCCCCGACCAGAGCCATATGGCGATGGAGCCGCACGCCTCGATGGCCGCCTGGGAGGGCGACAAGGTGACCCTCTGGACTTCGAACCAGATGGTGGCCTGGTGCCGTACCGATCTGGCGGAAACCCTGAAGATACCCCAGGAGAATGTGCGCGTTATCTCGCCGTATATCGGCGGTGGCTTTGGCGGCAAGCTGTTCCTGCGCAGCGATGCCCTGCTGGCCGCGCTGGCCGCCCGCGCCATCAGGCGCCCGGTTAAGGTGATGCTGTCGCGCCCGACGATCCCCAATAACACCACTCACCGCCCGGCCACCGTTCAACATATCCGCATCGGGACGGACAGCGCCGGGAAAATTACCGCCATCGCGCATGACAGCTGGTCCGGCAACCTGCCTGGCGGCACGCCGGAGACCGCGGTTCAGCAGACCGAACTGCTTTACGCGGGTGCCAATCGTCATACCGGCCTGCGGCTGGCGAAACTGGATCTGCCCGAAGGCAACGCCATGCGCGCGCCCGGCGAAGCGCCGGGTCTGATGGCGCTGGAGATTGCCATCGACGAACTGGCGGAAAAAGCGGGCATCGATCCGGTTGAATTTCGCATTCTCAATGACACCCAGGTCGATCCCGCCGATCCCAGCCGGCCTTTCTCACGCCGTCAGCTTATCGAGTGCCTGCGTACCGGGGCTAAAGAGTTCGGCTGGCAACAGCGCAACCCTACGCCCGGCCAGGTTCGCGACGGGCGCTGGCTGGTGGGCATCGGCATGGCGGCCGGTTTTCGCAATAACCTGTTAGATAAATCCGCCGCCCGGGTGCATCTCGACGCGGCGGGCAACGTGACGGTCGAAACCGACATGACCGACATCGGCACCGGGAGCTACACCATCATTGCCCAGACGGCGGCGGAGATGCTGGGCGTCCCGCTGGAAAAGGTGACGGTCCGCCTTGGGGATTCGAACTTCCCGGTCTCCGCCGGTTCTGGCGGGCAATGGGGGGCGAACACCTCCACCTCGGGGGTGTATGCCGCCTGCGTGAAGCTGCGCGAAACCATCGCCACCACCCTGGGTTTTGATCCCAACCAGGCGCAGTTCAGCGACGGCAAGATCGCTAATGACACCCGCAGCGCGGACATTGCCGAAGCCGCTGCCAACGGCACCCTGACCGCCGAAGAGGGTATCGAGTTTGGCGATCTCGATAAGCAGTATCAGCAGTCGACCTTTGCCGGACATTTTATCGAGGTGGGCGTGGACAGCGCCACCGGGGAAGTGCGGGTGCGCCGGATGCTGGCGGTGTGCGCGGCCGGACGCATTCTTAACCCAAAAACCGCCCGCAGCCAGGTGATTGGCGCGATGACCATGGGGCTGGGCGCGGCGCTGATGGAAGAGCTGGCGGTGGATACCCGGCTGGGCTATTTCGTTAACCACGATATGGCGGGGTATGAAGTGCCGGTCCATGCCGATATCCCCGAGCAGAGGGTGATATTCCTCGATGATACCGACCCTATCTCCTCGCCGATGAAAGCCAAAGGCGTGGGGGAGCTGGGCCTGTGCGGCGTGGGCGCGGCCATTGCCAATGCGGTCTATAACGCCACGGGGGTGCGCGTGCGCGACTATCCCATCACCCTGGATAAGCTGCTCAACGCCCTGCCGGACGTGGTTTAA
- a CDS encoding XdhC family protein, whose product MSQLFNLADDLRRTPERAFLTDDSREILRFAVETLMSGQAAALVMLTEIRGGAARSLGAQMVVREDGQYCGFVSGGCVEAAAAFEALEVIATGADREVRYGQGSPWFDIVLPCGGGITLSIHKLRSAQPLLAVLNRLEQRLPAGLRYTPETQTLNCLSEVIPSGWYNGGFQTGFQPCVRVLIHGGSIEAQATAELAAAAGYDICHFDPCSVQIDADTAVILLWHDLHRELPVLQAARDAKPFYIGALGSQRTHMQRRKKLSELGWREEEIDRIKAPIGIFPKARDARTLALSVLADVAAARLRQDDR is encoded by the coding sequence ATGTCCCAACTTTTTAATCTGGCGGACGATCTGCGCCGGACGCCGGAACGGGCGTTTCTCACCGACGACAGCCGGGAGATATTGCGCTTCGCGGTGGAGACCCTGATGTCCGGCCAGGCGGCGGCGCTGGTAATGCTGACGGAGATCCGCGGCGGCGCGGCGCGATCCCTCGGGGCGCAGATGGTGGTGCGTGAGGATGGTCAGTACTGTGGCTTTGTCTCCGGGGGCTGCGTCGAAGCGGCGGCGGCCTTTGAGGCGCTGGAGGTCATCGCCACAGGCGCGGATCGCGAGGTGCGTTATGGTCAGGGCTCGCCCTGGTTTGACATTGTCCTCCCCTGCGGGGGCGGAATCACCCTGTCGATTCATAAGCTGCGTTCGGCGCAGCCGCTGCTGGCGGTGTTGAACCGCCTTGAGCAGCGCTTGCCTGCCGGATTGCGCTACACGCCAGAGACGCAGACGCTCAACTGCCTGTCGGAAGTCATACCATCCGGCTGGTACAACGGCGGTTTTCAGACCGGGTTCCAGCCCTGCGTGCGGGTGCTGATCCATGGCGGTTCCATCGAAGCCCAGGCGACGGCAGAGCTTGCAGCCGCAGCCGGGTATGACATCTGTCACTTCGATCCCTGCTCTGTACAGATTGATGCCGACACGGCGGTGATCCTGCTGTGGCACGACCTTCACCGGGAGCTGCCCGTTCTGCAGGCCGCCCGCGACGCGAAGCCGTTTTACATCGGCGCGCTGGGCAGCCAGCGAACCCACATGCAGCGGCGGAAAAAGCTCAGCGAGCTGGGCTGGCGGGAGGAAGAGATCGACCGGATTAAAGCCCCGATCGGTATCTTCCCGAAAGCCAGGGATGCGCGCACTCTGGCCCTGTCGGTTCTGGCAGACGTGGCCGCCGCACGCCTGCGTCAGGACGACCGTTAA
- a CDS encoding nucleotidyltransferase family protein, which produces MSPPVVIILAAGRGERFLASGGKTHKLEVLLGGKTVLAHVIQAVETAGLAWHLVRPEGGTRGMGESISLGVKATSAASGWLILPGDLPLIQPASLLRVAEGLGENGVVVPHYQQQAGHPVGFRREYGEALLGLAGDRGAREIVMGARRRGDVGDIWLSDPGVVFDVDTVGDLRTAQEIRYVTSVFPD; this is translated from the coding sequence ATGTCCCCGCCGGTGGTGATTATTCTCGCCGCCGGACGCGGCGAACGCTTTCTCGCCTCGGGGGGGAAAACCCATAAGCTTGAGGTGCTGTTAGGCGGGAAAACCGTGCTGGCGCATGTGATTCAGGCGGTTGAAACCGCGGGTCTGGCGTGGCATCTGGTTCGCCCCGAGGGCGGTACGCGGGGCATGGGGGAGTCGATTTCGCTGGGGGTAAAGGCGACTTCTGCGGCGTCCGGATGGTTGATTCTGCCGGGCGATCTGCCGCTGATCCAGCCCGCCTCTTTGCTGAGGGTTGCTGAAGGGCTTGGCGAGAATGGGGTTGTGGTGCCTCACTATCAGCAACAGGCGGGGCATCCGGTGGGGTTCCGGCGGGAATATGGCGAGGCGCTGCTGGGGTTGGCTGGGGATAGAGGGGCCAGGGAGATTGTGATGGGCGCACGACGACGGGGGGATGTGGGGGATATTTGGTTATCCGATCCTGGGGTTGTGTTTGATGTTGATACGGTAGGGGATTTAAGGACAGCGCAGGAAATACGGTACGTAACCTCCGTCTTTCCTGACTGA
- a CDS encoding alpha/beta hydrolase, translated as MAAVSANSFADTTTPERHVQEFLNALNGSGGKPIEQLSPQAARQVLIDAQKGGALPAADVSEKTITVNGQKITLNIVKPHNATGILPVFMFFHGGGWILGDFPTHERLVRDLVNASEAAAVFVNYTPSPEAHFPIAINQAYAATRWVAENGSEIGVDGKRLALVGNSVGGNMVAAVALQAKQHKTPAIRYDVMLWPVTDANFHTDSYNQYENGYFLTRNMMKWFWDAYTPNESDRNNILASPLRATTEQLQRLPPTLIQTAELDVLRDEGEAFGRKLDAAGVDVTVTRYNGLIHDYGLLNALSDVPAVRTAISQAGYQLKEHLK; from the coding sequence ATGGCTGCAGTTTCAGCCAACAGCTTTGCTGATACAACTACCCCAGAACGTCATGTTCAAGAATTCCTGAATGCGCTGAACGGTAGCGGAGGGAAGCCCATTGAGCAATTGTCTCCCCAGGCAGCACGTCAGGTCTTGATCGATGCGCAGAAAGGGGGAGCACTGCCTGCGGCCGACGTCAGTGAAAAAACGATTACTGTTAATGGGCAAAAAATAACGCTGAATATTGTGAAGCCTCATAACGCGACAGGCATCCTGCCAGTATTTATGTTCTTCCACGGTGGTGGCTGGATCCTTGGCGATTTCCCGACACATGAGCGTCTGGTTCGTGATCTGGTTAATGCGTCCGAAGCGGCGGCCGTTTTCGTAAACTATACGCCATCGCCGGAAGCGCATTTCCCTATTGCAATTAATCAGGCATACGCAGCAACCCGATGGGTAGCCGAGAACGGAAGTGAAATAGGCGTTGATGGCAAACGTCTGGCGCTGGTGGGTAACAGCGTCGGCGGTAATATGGTCGCGGCCGTAGCGCTTCAGGCTAAACAACATAAAACACCTGCCATTCGCTATGACGTCATGCTCTGGCCTGTAACTGACGCGAATTTTCATACTGATTCTTATAATCAGTATGAAAACGGGTATTTTCTGACGCGCAACATGATGAAGTGGTTCTGGGACGCCTACACCCCAAATGAGAGCGACAGAAATAACATTCTTGCCTCTCCGCTACGCGCAACAACAGAGCAGTTGCAGAGGCTGCCACCCACGCTGATTCAGACTGCTGAACTTGATGTGCTGCGCGATGAAGGCGAGGCTTTCGGTCGCAAACTTGACGCTGCTGGTGTCGACGTGACGGTTACGCGTTACAACGGATTAATTCATGATTATGGTCTGCTGAACGCGCTGAGTGACGTTCCTGCCGTGCGGACTGCTATTAGTCAGGCAGGATATCAGTTGAAAGAACATTTGAAATAA
- a CDS encoding alpha/beta fold hydrolase encodes MTTSTTDNASALPATQIHYRYQQSGDVNVFYREAGDPTAPVLLMLHGFAGSSFMFRDLIAQLAGRYHLIAPDLPAFGFTEAPARGEYAYTFDQLAKTIEQFTEALNLDSYALMVHDYGAPVGWRLALAHPQRVTALISQNGNAYEEGLGEAWAPIQKYWADPTSENRRALSEFPTPASIKWQYLEGVTDQSLVSPDGYSLEGMQVLRPGNAEIQLDLLLDYASNVKMYPLFQQYFRQYQPPLLAVWGKNDPFFMAAGAEAWKRDLPEAEIHFYDTGHFALETHAKEIGVDVRNFLERHVRQSN; translated from the coding sequence ATGACCACTTCCACTACAGATAACGCATCTGCTTTGCCAGCTACACAGATCCATTACCGCTATCAACAGTCAGGCGATGTTAATGTTTTCTACCGTGAAGCTGGCGATCCGACAGCACCTGTATTGCTGATGCTTCACGGCTTCGCGGGCTCATCTTTTATGTTCCGTGATCTTATTGCCCAGTTGGCCGGGCGGTATCATCTCATTGCGCCAGACTTGCCAGCCTTTGGTTTTACCGAGGCGCCAGCACGTGGTGAATATGCGTATACCTTTGACCAGCTTGCTAAGACCATTGAGCAGTTTACCGAAGCGCTCAATCTCGATAGCTATGCTCTGATGGTCCACGACTACGGGGCGCCTGTCGGCTGGCGTCTGGCGTTAGCCCATCCGCAGCGCGTGACAGCCCTTATTTCCCAGAATGGCAATGCCTACGAAGAGGGGCTGGGAGAGGCCTGGGCACCTATACAGAAATACTGGGCCGACCCCACATCTGAAAACCGACGTGCGTTGAGTGAATTTCCGACGCCAGCTTCAATCAAATGGCAGTATCTGGAAGGCGTTACCGATCAGAGTCTGGTTTCACCTGATGGCTATTCACTTGAAGGGATGCAGGTATTACGGCCGGGTAATGCAGAGATTCAGCTGGACCTGTTACTGGATTACGCCTCGAACGTGAAGATGTATCCTCTGTTTCAACAATATTTTCGCCAGTATCAGCCTCCGTTATTAGCCGTATGGGGAAAAAACGATCCGTTTTTCATGGCGGCGGGAGCAGAAGCCTGGAAACGTGATCTGCCTGAAGCTGAAATACACTTTTATGACACCGGCCACTTCGCCCTGGAAACGCATGCTAAAGAGATAGGTGTCGACGTACGTAATTTTCTCGAACGGCATGTCCGCCAGTCAAATTAA
- a CDS encoding CGNR zinc finger domain-containing protein — protein sequence MEFKQPPSQPLFLADNLALDFINSEYGTGDERHDCFEDNLSVIDWLETAGLVPKGTEAPADLLVEARQLRDAARTVVHAAMKSDAANLTVINKLLQAGRPEIGLQWDENTQRYCIDICSDVHSSAGLLWPVADALVKLVTDEKFEYVRQCEAHNCILLFHDLSKSHRRRWCSMATCGNRMKVAAYRNRKGS from the coding sequence ATGGAATTCAAACAACCTCCCTCTCAGCCACTCTTCCTTGCCGATAACCTCGCACTGGATTTCATTAACAGTGAATATGGGACAGGTGATGAGCGGCATGATTGTTTTGAAGACAATCTCAGCGTCATCGACTGGCTGGAAACGGCGGGCCTTGTGCCGAAAGGCACTGAAGCACCCGCTGACTTACTGGTTGAAGCCCGTCAGCTGCGCGATGCCGCCAGAACTGTGGTCCACGCCGCGATGAAATCCGATGCGGCTAACCTGACGGTCATCAACAAGCTGCTGCAAGCTGGACGTCCTGAGATCGGGCTGCAATGGGATGAAAATACGCAGCGATACTGTATTGATATCTGTTCCGACGTGCATAGCTCCGCAGGCCTGCTCTGGCCCGTGGCGGATGCACTGGTGAAACTGGTCACGGACGAAAAGTTTGAATACGTGAGACAGTGTGAAGCACATAACTGTATTTTACTTTTCCATGATTTGAGCAAATCGCATCGCCGCCGCTGGTGCAGTATGGCAACGTGCGGTAATCGCATGAAAGTAGCGGCATACCGAAACAGAAAGGGTTCATAG